Proteins from a single region of Streptomyces vinaceus:
- a CDS encoding MFS transporter, producing the protein MAQNETIDPPAQADPEPPRQRALLPLLLVANSALLAVYMGVGSILLPTQIAEIDPENKVAVLGVIGGISAVFATAFNPIAGALSDRSGRRNPWILGGALASLAALAFLGYATTALVVGIGWCLVQATMNVYQAAVTAIVPDRVPVARRGTASALVGLGLPIGGTVGVLIASSTAEHLTTGYLVFGAIVAGSALLLTTLCRDVPRTGPAPAPVSKRAQLAAFLSALANHDFRWAFIGRALMVLGYFSVVGYQLYILDDHISLPDGLTPPAAMAVLTPVSMIAMALSTVVGGMLSDRWDRRKVFVGVSAALAGLVMVVPVISPTWTGMLVFSALNGLAFGCFMAVDTALVTLVLPRAEDAARDMGVLNIANAGPQIIAPFVASAVVTALGGYTPLFLVGGALSLIGALAILPIRSVR; encoded by the coding sequence ATGGCCCAGAACGAAACCATCGACCCGCCCGCCCAGGCGGATCCGGAACCTCCCCGCCAGCGCGCGCTCCTGCCCCTGCTGCTGGTCGCCAACTCCGCTCTCCTCGCGGTCTACATGGGCGTCGGATCGATCCTGCTGCCCACCCAGATCGCGGAGATCGACCCCGAGAACAAGGTCGCCGTACTCGGTGTGATCGGCGGGATCAGCGCGGTCTTCGCGACCGCCTTCAACCCGATCGCCGGAGCCCTCTCCGACCGCAGCGGCCGCCGCAACCCCTGGATCCTCGGCGGTGCCCTCGCCTCGCTCGCCGCACTCGCCTTCCTCGGGTACGCGACCACCGCCCTGGTCGTCGGCATCGGCTGGTGCCTCGTCCAGGCGACCATGAACGTCTACCAGGCCGCGGTCACCGCGATCGTCCCCGACCGGGTCCCCGTCGCCCGGCGCGGCACCGCGTCCGCGCTGGTCGGACTGGGCCTGCCGATCGGCGGCACGGTCGGGGTGCTGATCGCCTCCTCGACCGCGGAGCACCTCACCACCGGGTACTTGGTGTTCGGTGCGATCGTCGCCGGCTCGGCGCTGCTGCTCACCACCCTGTGCCGGGACGTCCCGCGCACCGGACCGGCCCCGGCCCCCGTCTCGAAGAGGGCCCAACTCGCAGCCTTCCTCTCGGCATTGGCCAACCACGACTTCCGGTGGGCGTTCATCGGACGGGCCCTGATGGTCCTCGGCTACTTCTCCGTCGTCGGGTACCAGCTGTACATCCTGGACGACCACATCAGCCTGCCCGACGGGCTGACCCCGCCCGCCGCGATGGCGGTGCTGACCCCCGTGTCGATGATCGCGATGGCCCTCTCCACCGTGGTCGGCGGGATGCTCTCCGACCGGTGGGACCGGCGCAAGGTGTTCGTCGGAGTCTCGGCCGCGCTCGCCGGGCTCGTCATGGTGGTCCCCGTGATCAGCCCCACCTGGACCGGCATGCTCGTCTTCAGCGCGCTCAACGGGCTCGCGTTCGGCTGCTTCATGGCCGTCGACACCGCGCTGGTCACGCTGGTCCTGCCGCGGGCCGAGGACGCCGCCCGCGACATGGGCGTCCTCAACATCGCGAACGCCGGACCGCAGATCATCGCGCCCTTCGTGGCCTCGGCCGTCGTGACCGCCCTCGGCGGGTACACCCCGCTCTTCCTCGTCGGCGGAGCCCTCTCCCTGATCGGCGCGCTCGCCATCCTCCCCATCCGCAGCGTGCGCTGA